One window of Cryptococcus neoformans var. grubii H99 chromosome 11, complete sequence genomic DNA carries:
- a CDS encoding monooxygenase, with the protein MTTETEKPVIRVAVIGAGASGLVQTQQLLEAWSREAVKTKLEVVVFEAREDVGGVWLSEGGPKQAERTSLPGENDKVDDVFSYPTASRISSPMYEGLRTNIPAPIMAFRGFEFPEKTSLFPDRAAVLKYLQSYAKAYDLLPYIRFNTCVERVYLTPTNCGSDNRRWTVEFVSGNSKTSEGFDYISVSNGHYSDGWIPNTPGLSSFPGQIIHSRFYRRACDHAGQTVLVVGSFASGGDISRLLASHNIDKYDPSGQPLSRSLTPDQKLDDSSPLKAATGESFIKVYVSSSGATSHSASPDGPCAPYIHNLPLISHLSPPSPTNPKGIIHFEDGQQLSGVDTIIYATGYNFAYPFFKRADKPWGEMGLVDGVIRSGERKGGEEWEEGGVKGLGMKKLDELLLFLEGDRSIAFPALAYQVVPFPLAQVQARLTSLLWANLLPSFPQHPNLPENPSNPYSKQSTSEPFTNDSKIPTLSAPQPDVTVTASATPPTTTTVTKVPSSSSQSTAPLDPSTRKTLTARQKLLFGTPYEWTYSEYLMSLMSEADDGKEAEVEEHWKKIEPWRREMRDRKDLRKKTLGY; encoded by the exons ATGACAACCGAGACAGAGAAACCTGTCATTCGTGTGGCCGTCATAGGCGCCGGGGCGTCGGGCCTAGTTCAAACACAACAGTTACTCGAAGCTTGGAGTAGGGAGGCGGTCAAGACAAAGTTGGAAGTGGTCGTGTTTGAAGCTCGAGAAGACGTTGGTGGAGTATG GTTATCGGAAGGTGGGCCCAAGCAGGCCGAGAGGACTAGCTTACCAGGAGAAAACGATAAGGTGGACGATGTATTCTCTTACCCGACAGCCTCCAGGATATCATCCCCGATGTACGAAGGTTTGCGAACCAATATCCCAGCT CCTATAATGGCTTTCAGAGGATTTGAGTTTCCAGAAAAGACATCCCTTTTCCCAGATCGAG CCGCTGTGCTGAAGTACCTCCAAAGCTATGCCAAAGCATACGACCTCCTTCCTTACATCCGTTTCAACACCTGTGTAGAGCGGGTCTACCTTACACCTACTAACTGCGGCTCTGACAATCGAAGGTGGACGGTCGAATTCGTATCTGGTAACTCTAAAACATCCGAAGGGTTTGACTATATAAGCGTGTCGAATGGACATTACAGCGATGGGTGGATACCCAACACACCCGGCCTCAG CTCATTCCCGGGCCAAATCATCCATTCTAGATTCTACCGCAGAGCCTGCGACCATGCCGGCCAGACTGTCCTCGTTGTCGGATCCTTTGCATCAGGTGGCGATATCTCCCGCCTTCTCGCTTCCCACAATATTGACAAATATGATCCATCCGGCCAACCATTGAGCCGTTCGCTCACCCCTGACCAAAAACTAGATGATTCTTCCCCCTTGAAAGCCGCTACAGGGGAAAGCTTTATCAAAGTTTATGTCTCGTCCTCTGGCGCCACTTCGCATTCCGCAAGTCCTGACGGCCCCTGTGCTCCATATATCCACAACCttcctctcatctcccaccTGTCACCGCCTTCCCCCACCAATCCTAAAGGTATCATCCACTTTGAAGACGGGCAACAGCTCTCAGGGGTGGACACAATCATCTACGCCACGGGGTACAATTTTGCTTACCCTTTTTTCAAGCGTGCAGACAAACCTTGGGGTGAGATGGGTTTGGTTGATGGGGTGATTAGGAgtggagagaggaaaggaggtgaggaatgggaggagggcggggTAAAAGGTttgggaatgaagaagcttgaTGAACTGTTGCTGTTCTTGGAAGGAGATCGTAGTATCGCTTTTCCTGCCCTCG CCTATCAAGTAGttcccttccctcttgCGCAAGTGCAGGCTCGCCtcacctccctcctctgGGCaaacctccttccttccttcccccagcATCCTAATCTACCTGAAAACCCTTCGAACCCTTATTCTAAACAATCAACTTCTGAACCATTCACCAATGACTCAAAGATACCAACTTTAAGCGCACCTCAACCCGACGTGACAGTCACTGCCTCAGCAACACCTCCTACTACCACTACCGTTACCAAGgttccctcttcctcttcacaaTCAACTGCCCCGTTAGATCCCTCAACTCGTAAAACCCTTACTGCAAGACAAAAGCTCCTATTTGGCACGCCGTATGAATGGACATACTCCGAGTATCTCATGTCGCTCATGTCGGAAGCagatgatggaaaagaggcGGAAGTGGAAGAGCACTGGAAGAAAATTGAGCcttggaggagggagatgagggaCAGGAAAGATTTGAGGAAAAAGACACTTGGATATTAG
- a CDS encoding large subunit ribosomal protein L12, producing the protein MPPKFDPSEVKIIYLRATGGEVGASSALAPKIGPLGLSPKKVGEDIAKATGDWKGLRVTVQLTIQNRQAAVSVVPSASSLVIKALKEPPRDRKKEKNIKHSGNIPLDQIYDIARKMAHKSFAKNLSGGVREILGTAHSVGCTVDGKSPHDIIVAIQEGEIVVPDE; encoded by the exons ATGCCCCCCAAGTTCGACCCCAGTGAGGTTAAG ATCATCTACCTCCGAGCGACCGGTGGTGAGGTCGGTGCCTCTTCCGCTTTGGCCCCCAAGATCGGTCCCCTTGGTCTC TCCCCCAAGAAGGTCGGAGAAGACATTGCCAAGGCCACTGGTGACTGGAAGGGTCTCCGAGTGACTGTCCAGCTCACGATCCAGAACAG GCAAGCCGCCGTTTCCGTTGTtccctccgcctcttcccttgTCATTAAGGCCCTCAAGGAGCCCCCTAGggacaggaagaaggagaagaacatCAAGCACTCCGGTAACATCCCCCTTGACCAGATCTACGAC ATTGCCCGTAAGATGGCCCACAAGTCTTTCGCCAAGAACCTCTCTGGTGGTGTCCGTGAAATCCTCGGTACTGCTCACTCTGTTGGTTGCACTGTTGACGGCAAGAGCCCCCACGACATCATTGTTGCTATCCAGGAGGGCGAGATTGTCGTTCCCGACGAGTAA